One genomic region from Pyrinomonadaceae bacterium encodes:
- a CDS encoding ThiF family adenylyltransferase: MASNSNSQERYSRQILFSGIGPEGQAKLLNSRAVIIGCGALGSSQAEALARAGVGKLRIVDRDFVESSNLQRQTMFTEDDAAERLPKAVAAANHIADINSDIEVEPEIADVNHSNIERLIAGADVVLDGTDNFATRYLINDACIKNGVNWIYGAAVGSYGVTMTVRPHETPCLRCIFPEAPPAASAPTCDTAGVIMPIISIVASVQVSEALKLLTGDVPSLHSSLMQFDVWRNEWRKISLGAPLSDCPTCALGKFETLEADTRDFAAVMCGRQAVQISPSESVHIDLAALRQKLEPAGEVKANDYLLRFRTGEYELTVFQDARSIIRGTDDIATARSLYSKYIGN; this comes from the coding sequence ATGGCTTCAAACTCCAATTCTCAAGAACGCTACAGCCGACAAATTCTGTTCTCAGGCATCGGCCCAGAGGGCCAGGCGAAGCTTCTAAACTCGCGCGCGGTGATCATCGGTTGCGGCGCGCTCGGTTCGTCGCAGGCCGAGGCTTTAGCACGCGCGGGTGTTGGTAAGCTGCGCATCGTCGATCGAGACTTTGTTGAGTCTTCAAATCTCCAACGTCAGACGATGTTTACGGAAGACGACGCCGCAGAACGTCTGCCGAAAGCCGTCGCGGCTGCTAATCACATCGCGGACATCAACAGCGACATCGAAGTTGAGCCTGAAATCGCCGACGTTAACCATTCAAACATCGAGCGGCTAATCGCCGGCGCGGATGTGGTTTTGGACGGCACGGACAATTTCGCGACGCGATACCTGATTAACGACGCGTGTATCAAGAACGGGGTGAATTGGATTTACGGCGCGGCGGTGGGATCTTATGGCGTGACGATGACGGTTCGGCCGCACGAAACGCCGTGCCTGCGCTGCATTTTTCCGGAAGCGCCGCCCGCAGCGAGCGCGCCTACGTGCGACACCGCGGGCGTCATAATGCCAATCATCAGCATCGTTGCTTCAGTGCAGGTTAGTGAAGCATTGAAGCTTTTGACAGGTGATGTGCCGAGTCTACACAGCTCGCTAATGCAGTTTGATGTGTGGCGGAATGAGTGGCGCAAGATTTCTCTCGGCGCTCCGCTCAGTGATTGCCCGACATGCGCGCTCGGAAAGTTTGAAACGCTGGAAGCAGATACGCGCGACTTTGCCGCAGTGATGTGCGGCCGGCAGGCGGTGCAGATTTCCCCGTCGGAATCTGTGCATATCGATTTGGCGGCGTTGCGTCAGAAGCTGGAACCAGCGGGCGAAGTGAAAGCGAACGATTATTTACTCAGGTTCCGCACCGGCGAATACGAACTGACAGTTTTTCAGGATGCGCGCTCGATCATTCGCGGTACGGACGACATCGCAACTGCGCGCTCGCTCTATTCCAAATATATTGGTAATTAA
- a CDS encoding ThiF family adenylyltransferase has translation MDSIRYERQKGIQGWDQTLLQKARVLVAGAGALGNELIKNLALLGIGKILVVDFDRIEISNLSRSVLFRDADVGYPKASTAVNAARRLNPDIDLRAIDGNLFHDLGLGFYRHSDIVVGCLDNLAARSRVGLSSVLAGVPFLDGGMWALGGEVRWFMAGEGPCFDCTLNADSRQRIFERLSCTGFSRDGNESNDQPQATTAFTASIIGGLLAQETVRYLSGLNVDAGEAVVYNGLKIAMHRSTLPRSLECLNHDPYREVNELESGVNQTTAGQLLRRAETELGSPPILELGRDFLLGFICDNCRTTEDVDSLLAQIAEARITCPRCGKTRKPQILSRVDGRSSYLDRTLAQLGVPPGEVLAARSERGLRLYELTGDLEQFWF, from the coding sequence ATGGATTCGATTCGATATGAGCGCCAAAAAGGAATTCAAGGTTGGGATCAGACTCTATTGCAGAAGGCACGGGTGCTGGTTGCGGGCGCCGGAGCACTGGGAAACGAGTTAATCAAGAATCTTGCGCTCCTGGGAATTGGCAAAATACTGGTTGTTGACTTCGATCGGATTGAGATCTCTAACCTCAGCCGTTCGGTTCTTTTTCGCGATGCTGATGTCGGGTATCCGAAGGCGAGCACCGCCGTCAATGCTGCGAGACGGCTTAATCCGGATATAGATCTCCGAGCCATTGACGGCAACTTATTTCATGACCTGGGCCTTGGATTCTATCGCCACTCGGATATTGTAGTGGGCTGCCTCGACAATCTGGCAGCGCGTTCTCGAGTCGGACTCAGCAGTGTACTGGCGGGAGTTCCTTTTTTGGATGGCGGGATGTGGGCATTGGGTGGCGAGGTGCGCTGGTTCATGGCCGGGGAGGGCCCCTGCTTTGACTGCACGCTAAACGCTGATAGTCGGCAGCGCATCTTTGAAAGGCTATCCTGTACCGGATTCTCCCGAGACGGAAATGAGTCCAACGACCAGCCACAAGCGACGACGGCGTTCACCGCATCAATCATCGGCGGTTTGCTGGCCCAGGAGACAGTTCGTTATCTCTCAGGTTTGAACGTCGACGCCGGCGAAGCGGTGGTTTACAACGGGCTGAAGATAGCGATGCACCGCTCGACCTTGCCGCGCTCGCTTGAATGTCTGAACCACGATCCTTATCGTGAGGTCAATGAATTGGAAAGCGGAGTAAATCAGACAACGGCTGGGCAGTTATTACGACGGGCGGAGACCGAACTCGGAAGCCCGCCTATCCTGGAATTGGGCCGAGATTTTCTGTTGGGCTTTATCTGTGACAATTGCAGAACTACCGAAGATGTAGATTCGCTGCTGGCGCAGATCGCGGAAGCGAGAATCACTTGTCCTCGGTGCGGCAAGACAAGGAAACCCCAGATTCTCTCGAGGGTTGATGGGCGCAGTTCTTATTTGGACCGAACTCTTGCCCAGTTGGGTGTGCCACCCGGTGAGGTGCTGGCAGCGCGCAGCGAGCGAGGCTTAAGGCTATACGAACTTACCGGCGATCTTGAGCAGTTCTGGTTCTAG
- a CDS encoding TIR domain-containing protein, whose amino-acid sequence MGSKVFISYSHADEKEKNALLLHLGVLRGAGLIDLWSDDRISGGSDWQKEIEAAMAEAQVAIFLITANFLTSEFILNKEVPILLEYGARKGLVTFPVIARDCPWKRVDWLAKMNVRPKNGIPVWSDGGAHADEYLTAIAYEIADIVSARMQANPPDDHAKTVSPVPDLRLYLMTRQSQRFETTVRANVQIAHLIAEFVHEWPATADPAFVQHRLKLKPDGPPLDNTLTLAEAGISDDMTLYLVEDIILPTSSVGLIVEDDAGHRFVTNVLLDTPVKRLAAEFMSNLGRSAGEPTVELLARAGVPNHRLLRGDSTLYDERVQNGAHLRVVAKS is encoded by the coding sequence GTGGGATCGAAGGTTTTCATCAGCTACAGTCACGCAGACGAAAAAGAAAAGAACGCGTTGTTGTTACATTTGGGCGTGTTGCGTGGCGCTGGCCTAATCGATCTGTGGAGCGATGATCGAATCAGCGGCGGTTCAGATTGGCAGAAAGAAATAGAAGCAGCGATGGCTGAAGCACAGGTGGCCATATTCCTGATCACTGCCAATTTCCTGACGTCGGAGTTTATCCTTAACAAAGAGGTCCCGATTCTGCTCGAGTACGGAGCCAGAAAGGGTCTGGTAACATTTCCCGTAATTGCCCGAGATTGTCCCTGGAAAAGAGTTGACTGGCTGGCCAAAATGAATGTTCGCCCAAAGAATGGCATTCCAGTGTGGAGTGACGGCGGAGCCCACGCCGACGAATACCTTACAGCGATCGCGTACGAGATTGCCGACATAGTGTCGGCGAGAATGCAGGCCAACCCGCCGGATGATCATGCTAAGACCGTCTCGCCGGTTCCAGACCTACGTCTCTACTTAATGACGCGGCAGAGCCAACGTTTCGAAACAACCGTGCGGGCCAACGTGCAAATAGCACACCTGATAGCTGAATTCGTTCATGAATGGCCGGCGACGGCCGATCCCGCTTTTGTCCAACATCGGTTGAAATTGAAACCGGACGGTCCGCCTCTGGATAACACTCTTACACTGGCCGAAGCTGGTATAAGCGACGACATGACCCTGTATTTGGTTGAAGACATAATTCTGCCGACCTCGTCCGTAGGGTTGATTGTGGAAGATGATGCGGGTCATCGGTTCGTTACAAATGTTTTGCTCGATACGCCAGTCAAGAGACTGGCGGCTGAGTTCATGAGTAATCTGGGGAGGTCCGCCGGCGAGCCAACTGTAGAATTGTTAGCTCGCGCCGGAGTGCCGAATCACCGTCTGTTGCGAGGCGATTCGACGCTTTATGACGAACGCGTTCAGAACGGCGCGCACCTGCGGGTTGTCGCCAAATCTTAG
- a CDS encoding ubiquitin-conjugating enzyme E2, protein MASNENVLLYIESPDGQRFECEVSSTTQLSKLAYDFFEERGWPRTDGRGRSQRAVLDLVDPEKPDRTKRLRGEQNVGDAGLWNGATLRVFPESIAGVVSEDARIKALTADYNELTELTEWNKHIKFEGENYFNNVPTIYKVSLNYPSFVGLKADGHTPIVGEEHRCEIELGAGYPREAPRVRWLTPIFHPNINADKGMVCLGILMDRYLPGLGLSRLVTMLAEMVQWRNFDATNCFNAEAGQWAVDPDHWDYIYQIGGSPFQGPVQDFLDDLASKWGIAQPLVRITFKPIDRV, encoded by the coding sequence ATGGCTAGTAACGAAAATGTACTTCTTTATATTGAATCGCCCGATGGACAGCGATTCGAGTGTGAGGTTTCGTCAACCACGCAACTTAGCAAACTGGCCTACGATTTTTTCGAGGAGCGAGGATGGCCGAGGACGGATGGACGAGGGCGAAGTCAACGGGCTGTTCTTGATTTGGTTGATCCTGAAAAGCCTGACCGAACCAAGCGGTTGCGCGGCGAACAGAACGTCGGCGATGCGGGCTTATGGAATGGCGCCACCCTCCGGGTGTTTCCCGAATCGATTGCAGGCGTCGTCAGCGAGGATGCGCGCATCAAGGCGTTAACGGCGGATTATAATGAGCTTACCGAGCTGACGGAGTGGAACAAACACATCAAATTTGAAGGTGAAAACTATTTCAACAATGTCCCAACCATTTATAAAGTCAGCCTCAACTATCCAAGTTTCGTCGGCTTGAAAGCAGATGGACATACTCCCATCGTGGGCGAGGAGCATCGTTGTGAGATCGAACTGGGTGCGGGATACCCGAGAGAGGCACCGAGAGTACGCTGGCTCACTCCGATCTTTCATCCCAACATCAATGCAGACAAAGGAATGGTTTGTCTTGGCATATTAATGGACCGATATCTCCCCGGGCTCGGATTATCACGACTAGTAACAATGTTGGCGGAAATGGTGCAGTGGCGGAATTTCGATGCGACAAATTGTTTTAACGCTGAGGCCGGACAGTGGGCCGTGGACCCTGACCACTGGGATTACATTTATCAAATCGGTGGTTCTCCGTTTCAGGGACCTGTGCAGGATTTCCTGGACGACCTGGCGAGCAAGTGGGGGATTGCACAGCCGCTAGTGCGTATCACTTTTAAGCCGATCGATCGCGTTTGA
- a CDS encoding radical SAM-modified peptide, FtsH ternary system-associated, producing MIDKPASAKPKLLFVASLPDLITEADYMEPERKRIRLRLSITDDGIEILGDSMYADLVEDLLASAGADEIERMLCG from the coding sequence ATGATTGATAAACCAGCCAGTGCCAAACCGAAACTGCTCTTTGTGGCTAGTCTTCCGGATCTGATTACCGAGGCAGATTACATGGAACCGGAGAGAAAGCGAATCCGTTTGCGTCTGAGCATTACGGATGATGGCATCGAAATCCTGGGCGATAGTATGTATGCGGATTTAGTCGAGGACTTGCTCGCCAGTGCCGGAGCTGACGAAATCGAAAGGATGTTATGTGGATAG
- a CDS encoding ATP-binding protein: protein MERIILRLDLGDKFEVARQYQAANPQEELSEFLKIYPARFPANGGPSVSQQRLPVSAFLLFPVRLEESETSRQGEAHTRILGSELDDLWQQEQSGELDVIGIGTDNYQFPEDITDNRAVRTAYRHEMDAIADYLRNGLSVLVSCDKILTEFIYEFVCSQAGKKVVLDTTQPDGTRMGAEKKLEQALQGGPANPLANLPVVIHNLKPGEVLVLRSLDLLDTPPMIELLYQRSAKGEKPQLLAFLDPSLEAKKVLTDRLAVHVSLTGLPRYISLDGKHSAHTVTRLLTREEHARFAKYDPEGLYKNVSGLNAIQFRHAMNYVGAKVAAGSSPNDIYRVIRQFKTSSNDEIEIPDTTFDDIGGYESVKHQLRRIIMLVAGPIEGISDRQRGDLIPRGFIFHGPPGTGKTLFAKAIANEMNATIQMISGPEIMDKYVGQSENNLRRIFATARRNAPAVVFFDEFDSIASQRSTYSDGGARANNAVVAQFLTELDGFRQDQAVLIIGTSNRIDIIDEALLRPSRLRPIEIGLPDHVARHRVAEIHAANFGIDKLLKNLCLLATKYLNEWEKSGSGEGDPQVPEGFLSELFNSHPRYQKRYAAEERQASFIRDVRGFFTFIQNCRQKRVDQEQSELLTQMTERLTEIGSRYGVDLATIEADPGATQGDASLLPMRTDLRDIFDVVSHEMSKQDGLAPEAFFGAVMDLIAEYTVRFNNDEIRAIFQEASLEHYMEGQLITPRYLGQKIGLINKRRDERESVHLSGRRGRG, encoded by the coding sequence ATGGAGCGAATTATCTTGCGCTTGGATTTGGGCGATAAGTTTGAAGTCGCCCGACAATACCAGGCGGCGAATCCGCAAGAAGAGTTGAGCGAGTTTTTGAAGATCTATCCCGCGCGCTTTCCAGCCAATGGAGGACCCTCAGTATCTCAACAGCGTTTACCTGTGTCTGCTTTCTTGCTTTTTCCAGTAAGACTTGAAGAGTCCGAGACCTCAAGGCAAGGCGAGGCCCACACCAGGATATTGGGGTCTGAACTGGATGACTTATGGCAGCAGGAGCAGTCGGGAGAACTAGATGTCATCGGGATCGGAACCGACAATTATCAATTTCCCGAAGACATTACCGACAATCGCGCCGTCCGGACCGCTTACCGTCACGAAATGGATGCCATTGCTGACTATCTACGCAACGGTCTGTCAGTGCTCGTGAGTTGCGACAAGATCCTCACAGAATTCATATACGAGTTTGTCTGTAGTCAGGCCGGCAAAAAGGTGGTGCTCGATACCACGCAACCGGATGGAACCCGAATGGGAGCCGAGAAGAAACTGGAACAGGCGCTTCAGGGTGGGCCAGCCAATCCGCTGGCGAACCTGCCGGTAGTCATCCATAACTTGAAGCCGGGCGAAGTACTGGTGCTGCGTTCTCTGGACTTACTGGATACGCCGCCGATGATCGAGCTCCTCTATCAACGGAGCGCCAAGGGTGAGAAGCCGCAGTTACTCGCCTTCCTTGATCCTTCGCTGGAAGCGAAGAAGGTTCTGACTGACCGGCTGGCCGTTCATGTTTCGCTTACGGGACTGCCGCGCTACATCTCTCTGGACGGCAAACACTCTGCACATACGGTGACGCGCCTGCTTACGCGCGAAGAGCATGCCCGCTTTGCGAAATATGATCCGGAGGGGCTGTACAAGAATGTTTCAGGGCTCAATGCAATTCAATTTCGACATGCCATGAATTATGTCGGGGCTAAAGTGGCGGCGGGATCCTCGCCTAACGACATCTACCGTGTGATACGCCAGTTCAAGACCTCTTCGAATGACGAAATCGAGATTCCCGACACGACCTTCGACGATATCGGCGGTTATGAAAGCGTTAAGCATCAGCTGCGCCGGATAATCATGTTGGTAGCCGGCCCGATCGAAGGAATCAGTGACCGCCAGCGCGGCGATCTTATTCCGCGCGGCTTCATTTTTCATGGTCCGCCCGGAACGGGTAAGACCTTGTTCGCGAAAGCCATTGCCAACGAAATGAATGCCACGATCCAGATGATCTCAGGCCCTGAGATCATGGATAAGTATGTGGGACAGAGCGAGAATAATTTGCGTCGGATTTTCGCGACGGCCCGTCGCAACGCACCGGCCGTAGTTTTCTTTGACGAGTTTGACAGTATTGCCAGCCAACGCAGCACTTACTCTGATGGTGGGGCGCGCGCCAACAATGCAGTAGTGGCGCAGTTCTTAACTGAACTGGATGGGTTCAGGCAAGACCAGGCAGTGCTAATCATCGGCACTTCAAATCGTATCGATATAATTGATGAGGCCTTACTTCGCCCGTCGCGGTTGCGCCCGATCGAGATTGGGCTTCCAGATCACGTCGCCCGTCATCGCGTGGCAGAGATTCACGCGGCGAATTTCGGCATAGACAAACTACTGAAGAATCTTTGCCTGCTCGCGACCAAATACCTGAATGAGTGGGAGAAGAGCGGCAGCGGGGAAGGCGATCCCCAGGTGCCCGAAGGTTTCCTCAGTGAGCTATTCAACAGCCATCCACGTTACCAGAAGCGTTACGCCGCTGAAGAACGGCAGGCGAGTTTCATTCGCGACGTGCGTGGCTTTTTCACGTTTATTCAGAACTGCAGGCAAAAGAGAGTTGACCAGGAACAGAGTGAATTGCTCACTCAAATGACTGAGCGGTTAACCGAAATAGGTAGTCGTTATGGGGTTGACCTGGCCACGATCGAAGCGGATCCGGGCGCCACCCAGGGCGATGCGTCACTCTTACCGATGAGAACTGACCTGCGCGATATTTTTGATGTCGTGTCACATGAAATGAGCAAACAAGACGGACTTGCCCCAGAGGCTTTTTTCGGGGCGGTAATGGACCTGATTGCGGAATACACGGTTAGATTCAATAACGACGAAATCCGGGCCATCTTTCAAGAGGCTAGTCTCGAGCATTACATGGAGGGGCAACTAATCACTCCCCGCTATCTCGGTCAAAAGATTGGCTTAATTAACAAACGCCGAGACGAAAGAGAATCGGTACATCTTTCCGGGCGGCGCGGCCGAGGATAG
- a CDS encoding AAA family ATPase — MRQELLNCLVGVEDLTGLLKSAFVGKDELVELIATAAVAQEHVLIIGPPGTAKSELIKRFSLLCSTDGGQTGNAYFEYLLTRFTEPNEIFGPVNIRAFQEGGGHRRVTDGMLPRAEIAFLDEVFKANSAILNALLTILNERVFYNGGRPEPVPLICAIGASNEVPDDASLAALYDRFLVRLWTDNVEEARFGELFSRGWQLERDRIGSGNKMELGNVTTTAALRTLHRSLDEVNVDKIGRDYREVIRRIRAEGIDLSDRRVIKLLKLIAASAIRRKSTEANPGDFWVLKHVWNNPDQIPHLRSIVDPYLEAYADVQWKSERGIDAIGGDVQILQARHRELRTDADYADFLRQAEHLRQELLRHTEDEPTRVALIDKIKSLIEAVMQILEQQSLNGAA, encoded by the coding sequence ATGAGACAGGAACTGCTCAATTGTTTGGTTGGCGTGGAAGATCTTACGGGGCTGCTGAAGAGCGCCTTCGTTGGCAAAGACGAGCTTGTGGAACTGATTGCCACGGCCGCCGTGGCCCAGGAACATGTGTTGATAATCGGGCCACCAGGTACCGCCAAATCGGAACTGATCAAGCGTTTCTCTCTGTTGTGCAGTACTGACGGCGGCCAGACTGGTAACGCCTATTTTGAATACCTTCTCACTCGTTTTACTGAGCCCAATGAGATTTTCGGCCCGGTCAACATTCGCGCGTTTCAGGAAGGTGGCGGTCACAGGCGGGTTACGGACGGAATGTTGCCGCGCGCCGAGATTGCGTTTTTGGACGAAGTCTTCAAGGCCAATAGTGCCATTCTCAACGCTTTGCTGACTATCCTCAATGAGCGTGTTTTTTATAACGGCGGCAGGCCGGAACCCGTGCCGCTGATTTGCGCCATTGGCGCCAGCAACGAGGTGCCCGACGACGCTTCGCTGGCCGCGCTTTACGATCGGTTTCTGGTCCGCCTGTGGACCGACAATGTGGAGGAAGCAAGGTTTGGCGAATTGTTTAGCCGTGGCTGGCAACTGGAACGAGATCGCATTGGTAGCGGCAATAAGATGGAGCTGGGGAATGTCACTACTACTGCCGCCCTGCGCACTCTTCACCGGTCGCTTGATGAGGTAAACGTTGACAAAATCGGAAGGGATTACCGAGAAGTCATTCGCCGCATTCGCGCCGAGGGGATCGACCTTAGCGATCGTCGGGTAATTAAGTTGCTTAAGTTGATAGCTGCTTCGGCGATTCGTCGCAAGAGCACTGAGGCCAATCCTGGTGACTTTTGGGTCTTAAAACATGTGTGGAACAATCCTGATCAGATTCCTCATCTGCGCTCGATTGTCGATCCCTACCTCGAGGCCTATGCCGATGTTCAATGGAAATCCGAACGCGGTATCGATGCGATAGGGGGCGATGTACAAATACTCCAGGCCCGCCATCGGGAGCTTCGAACCGACGCTGACTATGCTGATTTTCTACGTCAGGCGGAACATCTGCGACAGGAGTTATTACGCCACACTGAAGATGAGCCGACACGGGTGGCGCTCATAGATAAGATCAAGTCTCTTATCGAAGCTGTTATGCAGATTCTCGAGCAACAGTCGTTGAATGGCGCCGCGTGA
- a CDS encoding FHA domain-containing protein, producing the protein MPFLVVTPPRDTPVAYELARETLTMGRSRLNDICLTDPLSAAVHAEVRFERGRYLLTNLADEIGTYYNGEFVSSTVPLSRGAQIVIGTTEIEFHDLVDLGVRIIQAGTASRSETDRNEVIDEKKTLMYWLGESPEDAIWLAPVLFTRAAESYEAIGLWRAAAECWTEARGSSEALRIYLREHDHERAAPLLMAQGRYAEALESYSAWLSKLRQDDVLARVNALLGRALSLSMMQTDSAAASESYSEARSLVEAQSDHDVLTTALCWEALAVYGTKIGRYDLVQIGYEEALNRFGNEHNDERLRIGWNYLAAVSENRLLVAEIESRLSEWVPAEDELPTNGTSDTFELGEAQGARFGDWTVWRAGSKEVIFVHPETKTGIQIWTDSPGWFRWGAPTAEYLVRSDGSNTGNVGRLNVARYVSNVPTKRLRDGSSDIDNYRFIWSSKEFRVVNRVKGGTIIISPDNVQFDFLQPNGIKISLGGRRRW; encoded by the coding sequence ATGCCATTCTTAGTCGTCACTCCTCCTCGTGACACACCTGTAGCCTACGAGCTTGCACGCGAGACTCTGACTATGGGCAGGTCTCGCCTGAATGACATTTGTCTGACTGATCCTCTGAGCGCGGCAGTCCATGCGGAAGTACGGTTCGAGAGGGGACGGTATCTGCTGACTAACCTCGCGGATGAAATTGGGACGTATTACAACGGTGAATTCGTCAGTTCGACAGTCCCGCTGTCCCGCGGGGCGCAAATCGTGATTGGAACTACAGAAATTGAATTCCACGATCTAGTAGATTTGGGAGTTCGGATTATCCAGGCCGGTACTGCTTCGAGATCGGAAACAGATCGCAACGAAGTAATTGACGAAAAAAAGACTCTAATGTACTGGCTGGGCGAGAGCCCCGAGGATGCGATCTGGCTGGCGCCGGTTCTTTTCACGCGTGCTGCTGAATCCTACGAGGCAATCGGCCTCTGGCGAGCCGCGGCTGAATGTTGGACAGAGGCGCGAGGTTCAAGCGAAGCCCTCAGAATTTATCTAAGGGAGCACGACCACGAACGGGCTGCGCCTTTATTGATGGCGCAGGGCCGCTATGCTGAAGCGCTGGAATCCTATAGTGCATGGCTCTCCAAACTCCGGCAGGATGATGTGCTCGCTCGCGTTAACGCCTTATTGGGCAGGGCACTGAGTTTGTCAATGATGCAAACGGATTCTGCCGCAGCGAGTGAGTCTTATTCCGAAGCGAGGTCCCTGGTCGAAGCACAGTCCGACCATGACGTTTTAACGACAGCATTATGCTGGGAGGCTCTCGCCGTTTATGGCACAAAGATCGGGCGTTATGATTTGGTTCAGATTGGCTATGAGGAAGCTCTGAATCGGTTCGGAAATGAACATAACGACGAACGGCTCCGAATCGGTTGGAACTACCTGGCTGCGGTTTCCGAGAATAGATTGCTCGTTGCCGAGATAGAATCCCGTCTTTCAGAATGGGTGCCGGCAGAGGACGAACTGCCGACAAACGGCACTTCCGATACATTTGAACTGGGCGAGGCTCAGGGAGCCCGCTTTGGAGATTGGACGGTGTGGCGAGCTGGCTCCAAGGAAGTCATATTTGTTCATCCTGAAACGAAAACCGGCATTCAGATATGGACGGATTCGCCCGGTTGGTTTCGATGGGGCGCACCGACAGCTGAGTATCTCGTGAGATCCGATGGTTCCAATACCGGCAATGTGGGGCGTCTCAACGTCGCCAGATATGTCAGCAATGTTCCAACCAAAAGGCTTCGCGACGGGAGCTCAGATATCGATAACTATCGTTTCATCTGGTCAAGCAAGGAGTTTAGGGTCGTTAACCGAGTGAAAGGAGGGACGATTATTATTTCGCCAGATAACGTTCAATTTGATTTCTTGCAGCCGAACGGCATCAAAATAAGCTTGGGGGGCCGTCGCCGCTGGTAG
- the amrS gene encoding AmmeMemoRadiSam system radical SAM enzyme, which produces MALELTQLREARLYRRLEDRRVLCQLCPHFCRIDEGMKGICYVRENRAGVLYTTSFGRLTSRNVDSVEKKPLYHFYPGSRALSISAPGCNLHCQYCVNWAISQMPNEYAAGPTVSPEDIVREALQSNCQSIAYTYTEPTIFFEYVEEVSRLARTSGLLNIHKTNGFMSTEMLEAAAQYMDAANVDLKAFKETTYQHLGGKLQPVLQALRLLSSSNVWLELSTVIIPDLNDTDEELTDIARFIKHDLGVDTPWHLARFFPAYEMSHLSPTPIETLERARQIGLAEGLRYVYLSNVPLPHKQNTSCGNCAYTIIQRHGFKLMSNHIKDGCCPNCQTRVPGVRMSAETAD; this is translated from the coding sequence ATGGCCTTGGAACTGACACAGCTTAGGGAAGCGAGACTTTATCGGCGGCTCGAGGACCGTCGTGTGCTTTGCCAACTGTGCCCGCATTTCTGCCGCATCGACGAAGGCATGAAGGGCATTTGTTACGTGCGGGAGAATCGTGCCGGAGTCCTCTACACGACTTCCTTTGGCCGACTTACCAGCCGGAATGTGGATTCTGTGGAAAAGAAGCCGCTCTACCACTTTTACCCGGGCTCCAGAGCGCTCTCTATTTCTGCTCCTGGCTGTAATCTTCATTGTCAATATTGCGTCAATTGGGCAATCTCGCAGATGCCCAACGAGTACGCCGCTGGCCCCACAGTCTCGCCCGAAGATATAGTCCGCGAGGCACTGCAGTCCAATTGTCAAAGCATCGCTTACACTTATACCGAGCCGACGATTTTCTTTGAATATGTCGAAGAGGTTTCGCGCCTGGCGCGAACTTCCGGGTTGTTGAATATTCACAAAACCAATGGCTTCATGTCTACGGAAATGCTCGAGGCGGCTGCCCAGTACATGGATGCAGCCAACGTGGATCTAAAGGCGTTCAAGGAGACTACTTATCAGCACCTCGGAGGCAAGCTGCAACCAGTCTTACAAGCCCTCAGACTGTTGAGCTCGTCTAATGTTTGGTTGGAGCTTTCCACCGTGATCATTCCGGATTTGAACGACACCGACGAGGAGTTAACAGATATTGCCAGATTTATTAAACATGATCTGGGGGTCGACACGCCCTGGCACTTGGCGCGATTCTTTCCCGCCTATGAAATGAGCCATCTATCGCCGACTCCGATCGAAACGCTCGAACGGGCGCGTCAGATTGGATTAGCGGAAGGGTTGCGTTATGTATATCTGAGCAACGTGCCGCTCCCTCATAAGCAAAACACGAGCTGTGGCAATTGTGCTTATACGATTATTCAGCGGCATGGATTCAAGTTAATGAGCAATCATATAAAAGATGGCTGTTGTCCGAATTGCCAGACGCGAGTCCCCGGGGTTCGGATGTCTGCAGAAACCGCCGATTAA